One window of Pseudacidobacterium ailaaui genomic DNA carries:
- a CDS encoding alcohol dehydrogenase catalytic domain-containing protein, with protein MKTMKAAVVKELGKPLSIEEVKIPEVGPGQALLKVISTGVCHTDLHAVTGDWPIKPKPPFIPGHEGVGFVAAVGAGVSVVKEGDRIGVPHRSISYGLPHARHLHA; from the coding sequence ATGAAAACGATGAAGGCAGCAGTCGTGAAAGAACTCGGTAAGCCTCTTTCCATCGAAGAGGTGAAGATACCCGAGGTTGGACCGGGGCAGGCTCTGCTCAAGGTGATCTCGACAGGCGTATGCCACACGGATCTGCACGCCGTGACGGGCGACTGGCCCATCAAGCCGAAGCCGCCGTTCATTCCCGGACATGAAGGCGTCGGTTTTGTAGCAGCGGTCGGTGCCGGAGTCAGCGTAGTGAAGGAAGGAGATCGGATTGGGGTTCCGCACAGATCGATATCGTACGGGTTACCCCATGCGAGGCACCTACACGCTTAG
- a CDS encoding universal stress protein — protein MLPARIPYRKVNVVPSQTASICIPPSRVLLATDLADLTHILPVAIAHALKCNAELKLVHVLPDVNTPDVDPTLLVCANPEVVRHYAETVLENAAKEARSAGVNCGWIARPGLIVPTIREIVQEWNPDRFLVGSQGPHKFQLGILGSVAEAIFREIDVPVLAIGPEFQHNPHSASQRARILFATALDRASRTTIRSVIEFAKAHNANLTLLHVMPMVTKAHPSTSRARAYAERFFQEILGEIGEKGLRPTCMIEFGPVVETIHRVAKSGRFDLIVLGAVSGAAFRREIMPGTAYGVLCGAPCPVMVLKDASERRLIPVAS, from the coding sequence ATGCTTCCTGCGAGGATACCTTACAGGAAGGTAAACGTCGTGCCGTCGCAAACAGCAAGTATATGCATTCCTCCATCGCGGGTACTGCTAGCAACTGACCTGGCAGACTTGACACATATCCTGCCGGTTGCGATCGCGCACGCCTTGAAATGCAACGCAGAGTTGAAGCTTGTGCATGTGCTGCCGGACGTCAATACTCCAGACGTTGATCCCACCTTGTTGGTTTGTGCCAACCCCGAGGTCGTGAGGCATTATGCGGAAACGGTCCTCGAGAATGCAGCGAAAGAGGCGCGAAGCGCAGGTGTGAACTGCGGCTGGATCGCGCGTCCAGGACTCATCGTTCCCACAATTCGGGAAATAGTACAGGAATGGAACCCGGATCGTTTTCTGGTCGGCTCGCAGGGGCCTCATAAGTTTCAGCTAGGAATTCTTGGTTCCGTGGCTGAAGCGATCTTCCGGGAAATCGATGTGCCGGTTCTCGCCATCGGTCCTGAGTTTCAGCACAATCCGCATTCCGCATCCCAAAGGGCGCGCATACTCTTTGCCACCGCGCTCGATCGGGCATCCCGAACGACTATTAGATCGGTGATTGAATTCGCGAAGGCGCATAATGCCAACCTCACCTTATTGCACGTGATGCCCATGGTTACAAAGGCGCATCCCTCAACATCGCGCGCCCGGGCCTACGCAGAGCGATTTTTTCAGGAAATCCTGGGAGAAATCGGCGAAAAAGGCCTTCGCCCAACCTGCATGATCGAGTTTGGTCCGGTCGTCGAAACAATCCATCGAGTTGCAAAGTCGGGTCGGTTTGATCTCATCGTCCTCGGCGCCGTCTCTGGCGCCGCCTTTCGAAGAGAGATTATGCCGGGAACGGCCTATGGCGTTCTGTGCGGAGCACCCTGCCCCGTAATGGTTCTCAAGGACGCATCCGAGCGTCGCCTGATCCCCGTCGCATCGTAA